One genomic segment of Nomia melanderi isolate GNS246 unplaced genomic scaffold, iyNomMela1 scaffold0238, whole genome shotgun sequence includes these proteins:
- the LOC143175860 gene encoding uncharacterized protein LOC143175860: MLIGTGPALACLSIGQIDLSDRGGRDLVLQKTQLGWIIGGNVPTVAATRTTREAFVANLNFNLQKFWEVEEGPQSRHLSTEEHECEEHFAKNVRRDHSGRYVVALPFNEKREELGESRTRALHRFRSLERKLERDPELGDEYNTVMREYIALGHMTQVETFDAPGFYLPHHAVVKPSSTTTKVRVVFDGSAKTSSGISLNDALMIGPTIQDDLFSLLLRFRMHAFVITGDIEKMYRQFLVRPEDRAYQRILWRDNGCIRTYEMNVVTFGLSSAPYLAIRCVHQLADDEGDAYPEAAEIIKRDLYVDDLLTGADTMEEARHIQHQIGELLQRGGLNIRQWASNEPALLKGLREDQIHPKILGDDTTMKALGISWDARNDAIRYAVEIQVVGKVSKRTILSTIAKIFDPLGLLGPVTIIAKILMQRLWQLKIDWDESLPASLYTEWTTYAAQLQELNDIEFNRCVTLRNHQRLELHGFCDSSERAYGACVYVRTIDAVGRVETHLLCAKSRVAPLKTVTLARLELCGAVLLASLVTSIQRAISVKIHQTFLWTDSTIVLNWINTQPCMLKTFVANRVADIQGKTEINTWRHIKSEYNPADLISRGLMPAQFVRNSLWLHGPDWLATEQARWPISRYTVSSEIPETKGVTCLANSTVRSDEILTRYSCIKKLTRIVAYCLRVRHRTAGPLTIEEIREAELRVVKMVQSTAFERDIKDLESGRLHPKSQLRSLTPFLDEKGLLRVGGRLQRSELPFARKHPILLPKGHHVTDLIIRETHVRYHHAGITATLCNVRQTYWPIDGKNTTRKIIRRCVRCFRLNPPAVDYIMGNLPATRVTAARPFYNCGVDYCGPFWVKERRFRNRTRVKVYVAVFTCFATKAVHLEVAGDLTTEGFIAALKRFIARRGLCRNIYSDNGTNFVGADNELKAL; the protein is encoded by the coding sequence ATGCTGATCGGCACCGGCCCAGCACTGGCGTGCCTCAGCATCGGTCAAATCGACCTTTCCGATCGAGGTGGACGCGATTTGGTTCTCCAGAAGACGCAACTAGGTTGGATCATCGGGGGAAACGTCCCAACCGTCGCCGCCACACGCACGACCCGCGAGGCCTTCGTCGCGAACCTGAACTTCAACCTACAGAAATTCTGGGAAGTGGAAGAAGGACCTCAGAGTCGACATTTATCAACGGAGGAGCACGAGTGCGAAGAACATTTCGCAAAAAACGTTCGACGCGACCATTCCGGACGATACGTGGTTGCGTTACCGTTTAACGAAAAACGGGAAGAACTCGGAGAATCACGCACGCGCGCCCTGCATCGTTTCCGTTCGCTTGAACGGAAACTAGAACGGGATCCGGAATTGGGGGACGAATACAACACGGTCATGAGGGAATATATAGCGCTCGGGCACATGACGCAGGTAGAAACCTTCGACGCACCGGGCTTCTACCTGCCGCACCACGCCGTCGTAAAACCATCGAGCACGACGACTAAGGTACGCGTAGTATTCGACGGGTCTGCAAAGACCAGTAGCGGAATATCATTAAACGACGCGCTAATGATAGGCCCTACGATACAGGACGACCTCTTTTCCCTACTCTTGCGCTTCCGGATGCATGCGTTCGTCATAACCGGGGACATCGAGAAGATGTACCGCCAATTCCTCGTTCGACCAGAGGATCGGGCTTATCAACGCATTTTGTGGAGAGATAATGGTTGCATAAGAACGTACGAGATGAATGTGGTCACGTTCGGACTATCATCGGCTCCATATCTCGCCATCAGATGCGTTCATCAATTGGCAGACGATGAGGGCGACGCATATCCGGAAGCAGCAGAGATCATCAAACGAGATCTGTACGTCGATGATCTCCTCACGGGCGCCGACACAATGGAGGAAGCGCGGCACATCCAACATCAAATCGGCGAGCTTCTTCAACGGGGTGGATTGAACATTCGTCAATGGGCGTCGAACGAACCCGCCCTTCTTAAGGGACTCCGCGAAGACCAAATCCACCCGAAGATCCTCGGCGATGACACAACGATGAAGGCGTTGGGAATATCCTGGGACGCCAGGAACGATGCGATTCGTTATGCGGTCGAAATTCAAGTCGTTGGCAAGGTCAGCAAACGGACCATCTTGTCAACGATCGCCAAAATATTCGATCCATTAGGACTTCTTGGACCCGTCACCATTATCGCCAAGATTCTAATGCAACGTCTATGGCAATTGAAGATCGACTGGGACGAATCGCTTCCCGCCAGCCTTTACACGGAGTGGACCACATACGCAGCGCAACTCCAAGAACTGAACGACATCGAATTCAACCGTTGCGTGACCCTGAGGAACCACCAACGTCTCGAACTCCACGGATTCTGTGACTCCAGCGAACGCGCATACGGAGCCTGCGTGTACGTACGTACGATAGACGCTGTAGGACGCGTCGAAACACACCTGCTCTGCGCGAAATCCCGCGTGGCACCACTCAAGACGGTTACGCTCGCGCGTCTAGAGCTATGCGGCGCCGTGCTTCTAGCGTCCTTAGTCACCTCCATCCAACGGGCGATTTCGGTTAAGATCCATCAGACATTTTTGTGGACCGATTCCACAATAGTGTTGAATTGGATCAACACACAGCCCTGTATGTTAAAAACATTCGTCGCCAACCGCGTGGCCGACATACAGGGCAAAACCGAGATAAACACGTGGCGCCACATCAAATCGGAATACAATCCGGCCGACTTGATTTCAAGAGGACTAATGCCCGCTCAATTCGTTCGAAACTCATTGTGGCTCCACGGTCCGGACTGGCTCGCGACGGAGCAAGCAAGATGGCCAATTTCGAGATACACGGTCTCGAGTGAGATACCCGAAACGAAAGGGGTGACATGTCTCGCgaactcaaccgttcggagtgacgagatTCTCACTCGATACTCGTGTATCAAAAAGCTCACGCGAATCGTCGCGTATTGCCTCCGTGTTCGTCACCGCACCGCCGGTCCGCTTACCATCGAGGAAATTCGTGAAGCCGAACTCCGCGTCGTCAAAATGGTCCAATCCACGGCCTTCGAAAGGGATATTAAGGACCTGGAATCCGGAAGGCTGCACCCCAAGAGCCAACTCCGATCCCTTACACCGTTTCTCGACGAAAAGGGATTATTGCGCGTCGGCGGACGTCTGCAAAGGTCCGAGTTACCTTTCGCAAGGAAACATCCAATCTTACTACCAAAGGGTCATCACGTGACGGACCTAATTATACGCGAGACGCATGTGCGATACCACCACGCAGGCATCACGGCAACGCTTTGCAACGTACGGCAAACGTATTGGCCCATTGATGGGAAAAACACAACACGCAAGATTATCCGGCGCTGCGTCAGGTGTTTCCGACTTAATCCACCTGCCGTGGATTATATCATGGGAAATCTACCTGCGACGCGCGTCACCGCCGCTCGGCCATTTTACAACTGCGGCGTTGATTATTGCGGTCCGTTCTGGGTCAAGGAGCGGCGCTTCCGAAATCGGACCCGAGTCAAGGTGTACGTTGCAGTTTTTACCTGCTTCGCGACGAAGGCCGTTCACCTCGAAGTAGCCGGCGACCTGACCACCGAGGGATTCATCGCGGCCCTAAAACGGTTCATAGCACGGAGGGGGTTATGCCGTAACATCTATTCCGACAATGGCACGAATTTTGTCGGAGCCGACAACGAACTCAAGGCATTATAG
- the LOC143175859 gene encoding uncharacterized protein LOC143175859, which translates to MANASMNESSANQAQTVRLLKNKRRAFKSQITSLNNALETYQDSAKERVKLRERVERLRKLFDNFNDIQDQLGLIEEFEQTEAEREAVTEQYDDVIATAITMLQDAEQAGRQPPTATRSVNDSPALSASSSAIGVHLPKIELPKFDGRLEKWVAFKDAFSTMIHSHPGLTDIQKLHYLRLSLSGKAESAIESFTISEDNYKAAWDQLIETYDNTRALVLQHSALLRDTPVMIDDTAESIRDLINHMQSHIRSLHALGRSWEDIASDLLASIAISKMSTGTKREWEQTLSDTTMPKIADIFRHLRNASHRCRTDDAPTKPPVSIANRASPATVASSQQPAKRIPVLPRKTPAPPRKPSSPRTARKQTFVATTQSSCKICNAGTHRAYQCAKFLDMTVTRRLQAARKANLCLNCLQGDHTTEACHGGNCRVCHGQHNTKLHRDASPKEEARKT; encoded by the coding sequence ATGGCGAACGCGTCAATGAACGAGTCGAGTGCAAATCAAGCACAAACGGTCCGCCTACTAAAAAACAAACGCCGCGCGTTCAAGTCGCAAATTACGTCCCTTAACAACGCGCTAGAGACGTATCAAGATTCCGCGAAGGAACGCGTAAAACTCCGTGAACGCGTCGAGAGGCTGCGAAAGCTTTTCGATAATTTCAACGACATCCAAGACCAGCTGGGGCTCATCGAGGAGTTCGAGCAAACGGAAGCGGAACGAGAAGCGGTTACAGAGCAGTACGATGACGTCATCGCGACGGCCATCACGATGCTACAAGACGCGGAGCAAGCAGGCAGGCAACCACCAACGGCGACAAGAAGCGTGAACGATTCTCCCGCGTTGTCAGCCTCGTCGTCCGCGATCGGGGTACACTTGCCGAAAATCGAACTGCCGAAGTTCGATGGCCGTCTTGAGAAATGGGTCGCATTCAAAGACGCATTCTCAACGATGATACATTCGCACCCGGGGTTGACCGATATACAGAAATTGCATTATCTGCGACTTTCTCTATCCGGCAAGGCTGAATCCGCGATCGAGTCGTTTACGATCAGCGAAGACAACTACAAGGCAGCGTGGGATCAACTGATCGAGACTTACGACAACACGAGAGCACTCGTGCTGCAACATTCGGCGTTGCTTCGCGATACCCCCGTAATGATCGACGACACAGCCGAATCGATCCGCGACTTGATAAACCATATGCAGTCGCATATAAGATCGCTACACGCGCTGGGAAGATCGTGGGAAGATATCGCGAGCGATCTACTCGCCAGCATCGCGATCTCCAAAATGAGTACGGGGACGAAACGAGAATGGGAGCAAACTTTGTCCGACACGACGATGCCGAAAATCGCTGACATCTTTCGGCATCTCCGTAACGCGTCTCACCGATGCAGGACCGACGATGCGCCCACGAAGCCCCCAGTCTCGATCGCGAATCGTGCATCTCCAGCAACCGTCGCGTCATCGCAACAACCCGCAAAAAGGATACCGGTACTCCCAAGGAAAACGCCTGCACCTCCCAGGAAGCCGTCATCGCCGCGGACGGCCAGGAAGCAAACTTTCGTGGCAACAACACAATCGAGCTGTAAAATTTGCAACGCAGGTACGCATCGGGCGTACCAATGCGCCAAATTCCTTGACATGACGGTAACTCGTCGCCTTCAGGCAGCACGCAAGGCAAACCTTTGCCTCAACTGCCTCCAAGGAGACCACACCACCGAAGCCTGCCATGGAGGAAATTGTCGAGTCTGCCATGGGCAGCACAACACAAAGCTCCATCGGGATGCATCGCCGAAGGAAGAAGCCAGGAAAACCTGA
- the LOC143175861 gene encoding uncharacterized protein LOC143175861 — MPALSPHFGGLWEAAVKCFKHHVKRVVGDELFTLKQFNTFVIEVEAILKSRLFTPLSADPNDPSALTPGHFLIGDSFTSLAEIDFSGTPTNRLSTWQHIQKVKRHFWARWHKEYIHHLNERHKWTTGTHHIREGTVVVMKEDHLPPLAWHLGRVVATHPGADGVIRAVTVRTSHGTYRRNVRQLAPLPDSESD, encoded by the coding sequence ATGCCAGCCTTATCGCCACATTTCGGTGGCCTATGGGAAGCCGCAGTGAAGTGCTTCAAACATCACGTGAAACGGGTTGTAGGCGACGAATTGTTCACCCTCAAACAATTCAACACGTTCGTAATCGAAGTCGAGGCCATCCTCAAATCGCGTCTTTTCACCCCCCTATCCGCGGATCCCAATGATCCGTCCGCCCTGACTCCCGGCCATTTCCTGATCGGTGATTCCTTTACGAGTCTTGCTGAGATTGATTTCAGCGGAACACCGACGAACCGGCTGTCCACCTGGCAACACATCCAGAAGGTCAAGCGACATTTCTGGGCCAGGTGGCATAAGGAGTATATCCACCATCTGAACGAGCGGCATAAGTGGACAACCGGCACCCACCACATACGAGAGGGGACCGTCGTGGTCATGAAGGAGGACCACCTTCCACCTTTGGCCTGGCACCTCGGACGAGTGGTAGCTACGCATCCTGGGGCGGATGGGGTAATTCGGGCAGTCACCGTTCGGACCAGCCACGGGACCTACCGACGGAACGTGAGGCAATTGGCGCCTCTACCTGACTCGGAGTCAGATTAG